In a single window of the Xiphophorus couchianus chromosome 10, X_couchianus-1.0, whole genome shotgun sequence genome:
- the psme3 gene encoding proteasome activator complex subunit 3, which translates to MSSLLKVDSEIKTKVDAFRERITGEAEDLVANFFPKKLLELDHFLKDPSINISELKEIHSEINLTVPDPILISNLHDGLEGQNAKKRKLEDGDEDAMVTGTKVFVMPGGMMKCNGNLVELIEKVKPEIRTLIEKCNTVKMWVQLLIPRIEDGNNFGVSIQEETVAELRTVEGEAASYLDQISRYYITRAKLVSKIAKYPHVEDYRRTVTEIDEKEYISLKIIVSELRNQYVTLHDMILKNIEKIKRPRSSNTDALY; encoded by the exons ATGTCTTCACTCCTCAAGGTGGACAGTGAAATTAAAACCAAG GTTGATGCTTTCAGGGAACGTATCACAGGAGAA GCAGAGGACTTAGTTGCgaattttttccccaaaaagttACTGGAACTTGATCACTTCCTCAAG GACCCCAGCATAAACATCAGTGAGCTGAAAGAGATTCACTCGGAGATTAACCTGACCGTACCGGACCCCATCCTGATTTCGAACCTCCACGACGGGCTGGAAGGG CAAAATgccaagaaaagaaaactggaagATGGAGATGAAGATGCCATGG TAACCGGCACTAAGGTCTTCGTCATGCCGGGTGGGATGATGAAGTGCAATGGAAACCTTGTTGAGCTCATCGAAAAAGTCAAGCCAGAGATCAGGACACTCATAGAGAAATGCAACACA GTGAAAATGTGGGTTCAGCTCCTCATCCCCAGGATAGAGGATGGAAACAACTTCGGCGTGTCAATCCAGGAGGAGACGGTAGCTGAACTCAGAACCGTTGAAGGAGAGGCGGCGTCTTATCTCGACCAGATATCAAG ATACTACATCACAAGGGCAAAGCTGGTTTCTAAAATAGCTAAATATCCGCATGTG GAGGACTATCGGCGCACAGTCACAGAAATTGACGAGAAGGAGTACATCAGTCTGAAGATCATAGTTTCAGAGCTCAGAAATCaatat GTAACGTTACACGACATGATCCTGAAGAACATTGAGAAGATCAAGAGGCCTCGAAGCAGTAACACTGACGCATTGTACTGA